The Silene latifolia isolate original U9 population chromosome 4, ASM4854445v1, whole genome shotgun sequence region GTATAAAATAGGGTTTACCAAGATTCGAACCTGCGTCAACTACCGTCTACCAATACATGGTCAATTCTTACCACTAAGAAATGAATATGTGAATGCTACTTAAGATGCAAACATTTATTTATACCGTATGGAGaagtcttttctttttttttttctttttttttttttgcattcaaTTAGAATAAAATGTCTTTAttttttataagaaaaaaatcaACTACTTTCTTaaatttatattatttttttgtaTAAATATAAAATACCGCTAATAAGGGGCCTATTTTATGAATCTCGCACAGGGCCCCCGAAATGTCAGGGACGGCCCTGATTTTTGTGTTATAAGTACCCATTTAATCTCTTAGTACCACGTTTTACATACATTAATCCGACTTTCCTTGTGATAATTGAACAAGTAATTTCCATATATTTAAAATTTCTTATGTAAGACCACCTCACTTAAAAATTTGTATATTTTCTATACCACTATGTCAAAACtctttcattttctattttttttacgTAACTTCcacctttttaaaaaaaaaaaaaaatcacttgaATTTGAACCAAAAGTTCATTGTAAACAAAATGGATGTTTTTTTAGCCAATATCAATAATGAAATACCTTACTTTTGTCCAAATGTAACTTTTGACCAAAGCGAAAGACCATTTATGATTAATGTGGACAAAAAATATCTTTTATTTTAGCTAAAGTTGGCTTCTCGTGAGTCGGAAGTAAATATATTCACAAAGGCTAAAAGTTTTGAGAAAAACAATAGAAATTAAGGTATATAAGTAAAAGTTATTTCATAATTCTATATTTCAAATAAGTTACTTATTTTGAACTAGAAGTCAGAATCAATCTCATGTCTGATATGTGATACTGATCCATTAACTTTATAAACACTAAGATTAGATGGATAGTGTCTTATTCTTAAAACGACACTCTCATACAAGAATCACGGCTGTTTGTAAGCTAAAGCCGACTTGTGTTGTATAGTACTCGTAGCCGTTAATTAATATGAAAGCGATCACTAAATAATTAGGTGAGGGATTCAGCGGAAAGAGCGTGATTTCAGCAATAAGTACATACTTAGACATGTCAATTTTAATTTATGATATGAACGTTATTAAGCGAACAACATTTTTTTTGTAGTTGACTACAGTTTTAACTACTTTTATCATTCATTTGCTTATCATGTGCATTCCCCAGCTGTTAGATAATACTGAGCTTTCATTGTGTTTAATGAAATTATTATCACCTTGTTAGTACTCTATTAATTTGACTTTTCTCGCCTCtccgaaaataaaataaaaaggtgaTCAAAGGCGGCTTACTCATGTATGTAGTCATATATACATAATACTTTGAGTATATAGTAAAACTAAACTTGATACAATCAAGTGACGTTATCTCATCTTTCCTCACTAATATAATAGATGTGTAACAAACTTACAAATTCAACAACTATTGTGACAAAATAATCTGTTATCTTACATATAGTACAACATAACCGATATTGAATTAAAAAAATTACTCCATCtattccggtcatttgttgttctttttcattttggggtgtctgAGTCATTTGTagtcttttctattttaagaataaatttaaagagtaatttgatcattcgcactcaatttgatccacttgtcatttagtaattacccctcctctttctttggtcttcttaccaaaaccaaaggacagagggagtacttcATAAAATTATGACAAATCATTTTGCTaaatcttttttttcttcttcttctttttacaTGCAGCTGAACATAATAAGGCCATACAAACAGCTAAAGTACTTTGAACAATATCAAAGAAGACTAGCAATGGAAATTGGAGCAGAAGAAACCCAAGCTAGAGTGAATGGAGCTATAGTATTATGGACACTTGGTGGAAATGACTTTGTCAACAACTACTACTTAACTCCTGTTAATATTAGACGTCTTCAATTTCCTAATATTGCCGATTATGTTCGTTATCTCATCCCCGAGCACCGTAAACTTCTTGTGGTATGCTTCTAGCTATTTACATGCATGCATGGTTACCTATAATAATTCCGCGATCTCATAATGATTGTCTTGTTTGACTTTACATTTGCTGATAGGTTAACTGTCTATACAACAAAGAAACAGTTAACATATACCATACTTCTTTACAAAATAATCGCTTTCGACACCTAAAATGTTCATTATACCTTGTTTCATACTATTTCAGTATTTCTTATACATTGTTTTCTGTCATTAACCCCTTTATCCCAGAATAACTGTCTTGTTTGACTTTACATTTATCGATAAAGTAActgaaaaacaacaaataaaaagAACATGGGTCACATTTCTATACAAAATAATAACTCTAGACACCTTTTCTAATGAATTGATGTGGACTGAACATAAATCATATTTGAACTGAAGTTATAAAATTTTACCATTCGAAAAAACGATTTGAACTATATATCGATTTGTGATTGCAGAGGCTATATGAGTTGGGAGCAAGAAGAGTACTAGTGACGGGAACCGGACCACTAGGGTGTGTACCAGGAGAGTTAGCGTCACAAGGTAGTCTAAATGCGCAATGCGCCCCTCAGCCACAGTATGCAGCATCTCTTTTTAACCCACAGTTGGAACAAATGTTACAAGAGCTTAACAATGAAATTGGCTCTACTGTATTCATTGCCACTAATACTGCTGGCATGTTGGGAGGTTTCATTGACAACCCTAGAGCTTATGGTAACCAACTCTTCCTTAATTCTTTCTTTACCGTCATTTTTTCTAACATGTTTCCTTTGTCAACGACCTTTTTAAATGGCTGGCTTTAACATGAGTCATTAGAGCTTATGTCAGGAAAACCGTATCTACATATATATGTCTTTTGACTCGTGGAAAGCATAGTGACATATGTAATTGTCGACTTGGAAGTAATTGATGAGACCGCAAATAATTTGTTATCAAAATCTTACTATAAATGAATTTAATTATAGGAATGGCTTCAATAGGGGTGTTCTAGGCTTATAGCAGTTGTACTGTTTTTATATCCATTCCATATTCAGCTGGCCAAAATCAATAGCCACCAAAGAGTTGGTGAGACCAAATTGAagtaatcaacaacaataataataatgctttGTATTTTTAATGTGTATGATAGGGTTTGTGACATCAAAGATGGCTTGTTGCGGACAAGGACCTTACAACGGGGTAGGATTGTGCACGGTCGCATCAAATATATGTCCGGACAGGAATTTATACGTGTTTTGGGATGCCTTCCACCCTACAGAGCGAGCCAACGGGTTCATTGTTCAGCAGATGATGATCGGCTCGAACGAGTACATGAACCCTATGAACTTGAGCTCTATCCTGGCTATGGATTCAAAGGTCTAATAAAGGTCCTATTTGGTACTCCCATGCATGTTATATGATATAGTAGTAATTAAGTTATGTATGTTTTTCTCTTTTGGGATCCTCTTTAATTTTTGAGAGGATTCATTCATTTGGTTGCAAAAATTAGGCAAATCAAGTTGGTTGAGGACATTTAAATTGATGGGGTTCTTGTATTGATCAACTTGCTTGTATTGTGGTCCTTGATTATTTTGATCAATTGAGTTGAGTTGTTACTCACCCATTCTAGATGGGTGTGTTGTATTGTTCttgtgtaataataataataattctattTTTTTCTCAAGCAATGAGttgcttatttatttatttatttatttattgtgtCATTATCCTAAATAAACCATCAAGTGAAAATCATATCTTGCTATTATTATAGtatcattattattcattggcaTGGTTAATCAATAATAGGTTTGTGTTATTTAAGGCAATAAAGACCATCATGTGTCCACGTAGCCAAAAACATCGGAACATAAAGAAAGATAGCAAAGATATTATAGAATGCGATTGTTTTCTGCTTGATCACGAACTCTGTTTATCAAGTAATAATGCAACAAAATTGTTGCGGTGTGATTCCTTTTTAAGCCAAAATAAACAGCTCAAGGAATGAttcacaattgaatgcatttcatcgctttttgaagtgtcattCCAGCGGGCCTAACTTCCAAGCCTTATATCTCAAGTTTTATTCGAGCAAGTCCATTGATTCTTATGTCATTGGAAAGCTTAAGGTCTTAACTAGATCATGGATTGTGAATCATCACAATATCAGCTCTATAGCAAGAGACATGGTCGATGCTAACAGCCTACGCGTTTCTGGACAGCTTCTGACCTATCAACACTAAACGTTGAATAACGCAAGATTTACTCCATTTTTAGGGGTGATTGTTTTTGGGGGTGAAATTTAACTTAATTATCTTTCCAATGAGCTATCATAGGCCTTAATATTCATCCGGAGCTAATAGGTATGGCTCTTACAAGATGCGTCTGAATTCCTGAGATGTTCTCCAACCCGGTTTTGGTCCGTCTTCTATTTTGAGGTCTAGGAGCTTCACAAATGCATAAGTCATGAATCCAAATCCTAATATGGATTATTTGGAGAGTTTTAAGAAACTTTGTCTAGGGTCATTTGCCCTAAAAATGCAGGATTCAAAAAGTAGCTTATGGACCCATTTTGTCTATCAGATTTGGGCTATTTTAGAGAATGGATGCAGCCTCGCTTTCAACCTCCTTCTTttgtgaagagttaagaacgataaacacctaagagggggagggggtgaattaggtgtaccttttaaaaattttctcctttacttggttaatgactaacacaagtaagatctattaatacgagtttgagaaacttaatggattgtaagttcacaaacagTGCAAAGCAgtctatgcaacagtatgagagactgttgcacagcactgagagcgagattaacgtgtaaaagaagaatgataaaagaacgtgaaagtaaataaacaaacaagacgatgtttaaaaattggttcaactcctactccggagcctacgtccaaccgttattttattgcttgtttagaaatttactcaaacttaactaaaccattacaatgaaaacaactcgccaacctactccggttgcaattgcttaaagctactccacttcaagactttctcttgctcaaagctactcgcttcaagacttaaggttctgtctcaacggtttacagagtcagaatctcagtggttcacttaagaacatggagattacaattaagacctaaacacgagaatcattgaacatattcttttATGCAATGATTAAGCGAACCGATACTTGGAGATTTTCTgactttgaaaaacaattgaagacttttgaaaaacaaaacggttttgcaaatgattgaagaacaaagcttttaatctttgaaaagatttgcaaagtgtttacaatgaatgctctttcaaagtcttgcaataaatgaaaaataaagtggctatttatagagaaaggtagtgtgcaagagaaggatcttaacactacattaatctaatatccacaagtttgtagtatgcattttcatttaaaaaatataaaagaacaatcaggtTTGAGAGGCTCAAGGTGGCTGCGTTTTTTCCAAAGAGaaggagtgtttcccataaaatatgggaactcacaatttttccacaaatggaaaaagcataagacccatttttagcatgaaaaacaacttgcacaaatgggattgacatcttttaaattattgtgcaagcatattctttttgttctttttgttcttcagttttgaaataatgttcctcttgaacatagaaaagctttttaaaggatttcaaacacttgtgaattttcccgaaaatttctccattcgttagtaccagaaaccatggtGCAACGATCCACGAGAactgttgcacggttttgccataacttatgcgtaaaaagaatatgttgaactacctcgtttacaacatttgttctagactatgggcatgcttgacttgttcttcatcttgatcatctttgaacttctttgatctatcattggatgcttcaatttgctaagtattaaactaagaggcaaacgattaaatcataatgaaacttggcatcatcaaccaagtgtgttctaacaaattccccctttgatgatggcaagttttaaatatgtgtgaAGTTCCCCCTAAGCCCATGGTGAGTCGGTCTTTGAACCAAATAGTAAGaacatcaattaaacatgatcaaggtgaatgggggtcaacatgcttggcctaagtagaacatctaatcatcatagctaagacaaattcacggtgaacgttagccgaagagttgttagttaacacataaacacataatttaactacttccccctcttgacatcatcaagagaaggacagaaacatgttcaagtagtacataattaaaccaaagacaaatgttcaaaataagagaaaagaaacaGCCCATAATTTGTATAAGAATTAAGAGCAACGAGCCAAAAGGATAGGAGGGTAAGGGTAGGTACGGATGCCTCATTCATCATCGGACACATGACCACCAAGAGTTTGCACACGCTCAATGAGATCTTCATTCAAGGTTTTGAGCTCAGCAACATCTTCCTTAAGAGTCTCATTGTCCACAACCAATTTGGACACCATGTTCATAAGCTTGTCCAACTTACCAAGAACAGCACCCATTTCAACAGTTGAGCCAACTGTTGCATCAGTTTTGCCTCTACCCAAGAACTTGCGAGTCAACTTCCCATTGTTGATAGCCAAAGTCATTTGAGAAAGCAAACCCATGGTCATGTCATCACTGAGTTTTTCAATACCGGGGCTACCTTTCATGACTATCTTCCTTTTCATGAAGACAATGGACAACCACATACCGTATGGAATCACGGTTTTCTTGTCAAATTTCCCCTTTTGAAGGTCGGGGGCAATCTCATTGATACGGTGGAAGATTAGTTGAGGAAGGTTGATGGGACGGCGTTTGATAATGTGGTGAATAAGGAGCATCTCAAGGAGAGCACATCGTCCCCTACTGTTATTGCTTGGTAAAATGGCTCGGTGAACAAGGTTAAAGGTGAAACGGTGAGGTGCTTGAAGTTCATGGGCATATATGTTGGTGGTGCCATTTTTATTGTCGGGTCGAAGGGTTCTCATAACCTCACTAGCCATAGTTTCATCAACATCACCCCAAGTAGTTTTAGGGAAGGTGGTAAGACCCACGGCTTCAACCTCAAGGTAAGAGGCAAGTTGGTCAATAGTCAAGACAAAGGGTTTTTGGTTTATAAATGCCGAGAGAGTTCCTGATGCAACATCAaccttgactgttgcatagaacTGAATTAACTCCGACATATAAACCGGAGAGTATTTGTCGAGGAGATTAAACCAACCCTGACCAAAAATAGCAGCTTTGAAGAATGCAAAAGCCGAGGAAGAATCATACCATGTTTTCTTGTATCGTCTCCCACTGTGGAAGCAACATGTAAGCATGCCGTGACATAGCTTGAGGGTGTCATCCGGAAGGTCGAGAGAGTTGAGATGAGCAAGGACCTCGTTCTTGAATGCCTCATCGTGAGTGGTGACCATCAGCTCCGTGCATGCATTGAGAGAAATTTTATCCTCAATAACATCATCATCTTCCGTTGGAAGGACCACCTCCTTCTTCCGTGGGTACCTCGGCTTTTTAGCCGTTTTTGGCTTTGATTCCTTCTTTCTTTTGAGACCCGCCTTAGATTTTGCCTTTGATTTGGTGGGAGTTTCAATgataatatcatcatcatcatcaccaaacagTTCGGTGATTTTGATTTGGGATTTTTTGTTTTGGGGTTTTCGGTGGAAAGGGGGTCAAATTCATCAGCAACAATGTTTTCATTGGTGGGTTCATTCGTAGTTTCAATGTTGGGAATGACTTCTTCCTCATGAAGGACTTCTTTTTCTGAATTTTGATTTGGGGAATCAATTTTTTCGGCATCTTTCTCATTCACTGTTCCCTTTTCTTTCTCTAGttcactctctttctctttttcctcatctttttcactcattttttcttccttatcatcatcaatttcatttttctcttccaCATCTTTCTCATTCATTTTTTctgattctttttctttttccttctcaacaacatcatcaacaacctcattcTCCTTTTCTTCTTCAATAACAGTAGCAACAACCACATCATCATCAATTTCTTTGTCTTTGTGGATGTTGCTTGCTATTTGTTTGAGCGTGGGCTCATCTTCCTTGGAATCAACATCAACATTTGGGTCCAACATCAACGAGATTGGAGGACTTCGTTTTAATCCACCACGGCCTCCTCTACCACGGCCTCTTCCTTTGACAGCCATGGATTTCTTTCGTGCAACATTTGACTTGATTGTTGGCGGCTTGGTAGGAGACGGGGTGGGTTTGTCGGATTTTTCAACACTTGCAGCGGATTTTGTGGCCATTTTTTGCTGGGCAATATATTTGGGGTTGAATGTGTTTCTAAGGTTTTGAATTTCTCTTCTAGTTGATTTTTTGGGAGCCATTATGAGGGTGATGGGTTTGACGGTTTAGGAGATGAAAGAGGTTGAGGGAACTTTTGAATTTTGAAGTGAGTTTGTGGGTAAATGGGAAAGTGGGGTTATTACATGGGGGGTTTTATTTTAGGGACGGTTGGAGTTTAAAAGAGGGAGTGGTTAAAGGTTGAGGTGGAGTGTAAATGAGAGTAATGATGGCATAGGAGGCGGCTAGAGTAGGATGTGCTAGATGGGACATAAAGTAAGTGCAAGGCTCAATGCAAATAATTCAAATGCAAAATGTGGAGTTCCAATGCAATTTTTTCGGCACACTTGTCAAATGATAAATTAGACATTTTTTAAACTTGAGAACATATATACATCATTTCATCTCTAGTCAATCATATGGGAAAGATAATTTTAATTTGTGTCACATGTCGcctaacaaaccaatttccaaccgaagttttacgaattgttccctttctaacggttttgtaaaaatgtccgcaatttgattttccgttctatAAAAGGTTAGGCATATATTTCCTTTTTCGACTTGATCACGTAAAAAGTGATGCCGTATGTCAATGTGTTTTGTCCTAGAATGTTGTATTGGATTTTTCGAGATGTTAATGGCACTTgtattatcacaaaatatgggAGTAGTTTCAAAAATAAGACCATAATCACGCAATTGTtgtcgtacccaaagaatttgagcacaacaaagagcggcacttacatactcactttcggccgtggataGAGCAACGATATTTTGTTTCTTGGATGCCCATGAGATAAGGCACGGTCCTAAGAAAGTGGCAATACCCGAGGTGCTTTTTCTATCCAACGAACTCccggcataatccgcatccgaaaatcctacaagatcaatgtcataatgagttgggtaccaaaggtataaaccttgcgttccaatcaaatacctaaaaatccgtttgacggctttgaaatgtgattctttaggatttgattggaaacgAGCGCATAcgcacacactaaattgtatgttgggtcgactagcggttaaataaagcaatgaaccgATCATGCCTCGATATACCCTTTCGctaacactcttaccatttttgtCTTTGTCAAGATTAAGCTTGACAATCataggtgtaggcataggattcgagctagttaacccaaacttacttatcatttcctttaagtacttttgttggtggatcatggttcctttttcatcttgcttaatttgaagaccaaggaaaaatccaagttctcccatcatgctcatttcaaattcagaagtcataagatccgaaaagtacttataaagaatgTTGTTAGTTGCAccgaaaataatgtcatcgacatatacttgcacaagcaacagttcctctgactgtgacttgataaacaatgtcTTATCAACCGAACCACGTACAAAACCATTTTCTAGTAGGAATttggaaagcctatcataccaggctcggggagcctgttttaaaccataaagtgctttgtcaagtttaaatacgtgattagggaactcattgtttataaagcccggaggttgttcgacaaaaacttcttcttcaagatagccatttaagaaagcggttttaacatccatttgaaaaagttttatgccaacatgagatgcaaaagctatgagcattcgtatggcctcaagcctagctaccggtgcaaaggtttcatcgtaatcaatctcttcttgttgattaaacccttgtaccactagtctagctttattccttacgatttctccaacatcatcaagcttattgcgatagacccatctcgtaccaattacagtacgttgagATGGTCTAGGGAC contains the following coding sequences:
- the LOC141653390 gene encoding GDSL esterase/lipase At4g28780-like, whose translation is MLPTNRPICLINHNYKVKNKKKYSFYYLSYLVDMNCVLIPRGSTLSSAICIALIFLGLVTPNVDAARAFFVFGDSLVDNGNNNFLATTARADSPPYGIDTPSRRATGRFSNGKNIPDVLCDRLGIEPILPYLSPELTGERLLVGANFASAGVGVLNDTGYQFLNIIRPYKQLKYFEQYQRRLAMEIGAEETQARVNGAIVLWTLGGNDFVNNYYLTPVNIRRLQFPNIADYVRYLIPEHRKLLVRLYELGARRVLVTGTGPLGCVPGELASQGSLNAQCAPQPQYAASLFNPQLEQMLQELNNEIGSTVFIATNTAGMLGGFIDNPRAYGFVTSKMACCGQGPYNGVGLCTVASNICPDRNLYVFWDAFHPTERANGFIVQQMMIGSNEYMNPMNLSSILAMDSKV